DNA from Arthrobacter sp. PvP023:
GCCGCCCCGGGGTCCGCCGCATTCGGCAGGAACGATCCGACGATGCGCAAGTGGGCGCTTGAGGAAATCGGGAGGAATTCGGTCAGCCCTTGGACAAGACCCAGCAGGGCCGCTTCAAACCAGTTCACGTTTATAGACCCTACGTCATGAAGCATGGTGAATCCCCGTAAGCTAACTGCTATGCAGCAGCGTTATGTCGGCAACAGTGGGTTGCGCGTGTCCTCACTCTCCCTAGGAACGATGTCGTGGGCACGGGAGACGGATGAGCAGGATGCCTCCGAACTGCTGCGGTCGTTCGTTGACGCCGGCGGGACCTTGATCGATACCGCCGCCTCCTACTCCGATGGCCAGGCGGAGGCCCTCCTGGGTTCCATGCTGGGTGACGTCGTCTCCCGCTCGGAAGTGGTGATTTCCACCAAGGCAGGAATTTCGACGTCGGACGGCCGGCGCAGCGTCGACACCTCACGTAACGGCATGCTCTCCGGGCTGGATGCCAGCCTTGCCCGGCTCGGCACAGACTATGTCGACGTCTGGTTTGCGCAGGCTTGGGACGCGAATGTCCCCTTGGAAGAGACTCTCTCAGCCCTCGAGTTCGCACTACGCACGGGCCGCGCCCGCTATGCGGGAGTGTCGAACTTCAGCGGGTGGCAGACGGCCAAGGCCGCGGCCGTGGCCGGCTTCCCGATCGTGGCGAGCCAGACGGAATACTCATTGCTGCAGCGGAAGCCTGAATCAGAGCTCATCCCCGCCATCGAGGACGCCGGCCTGGGACTGTTTGCCTGGGCGCCCCTTGGCCGCGGGGTGCTTACCGGGAAGTACCGCGGGCACATACCGGCGGATTCCCGGGCGGCACAGAAGAGGCTGGCCGGCTACGTTGAGCCCTATCTTGAGGAGCCTGCGTCCCGGATCGTGGAAGCGGTTGCGATGGCCGCCCGGGGACTGGGTCGGTCGTCAATCGATGTTGCCCTGAGCTGGCTGCTCTCACAGCACGGAGTGGCGACCGCGATCGTGGGGGCCAGGTCTCCCGTGCAGCTCAAGGAGATCCTTGATTCGCAACTGACACACGTGCCTGCGGAAATCGCGCGGGCGCTGGAAGACGTTTCCGCGGTGGATTAAAGCTCCGGAGGGAGCAGGCTGTCCGGCGTCTGAATCGTGGCGCCCGGAACCCGACTAATCCTCGACGATCTCCAGATCTTCGTCGTCCTCGGCTTCCTCTTCTTCGTCTTCGTCGTCCACGTCCTCGATGACCTCTAGCGGGGTAACCTCGCCGTAAGCCTCATAAAGGGAATCGTCGTAGACTTCGAAAGCATCGGCAACGGCAAAGAACGCCGCTTCGACGGTTGGGTCTCCCTCGCCCCGCCGTGCGGAGGCTGCGATCAGGTGTTCTTCCAGGGCTGTGGTCAGGGACTGAAGCGCGACACGCGGATCGATGCTCATGACTTCACGTTAGCCGGAAAAGGACGAAAATGGAGAGCAATGAAAGAACATTTTCTGAGCAGTTCAGTCCAGCGGGAGCGGGACTACGCGAGGCAGTACGAGTACCTGGTACTGACGGTCGGCCCTGAGGATTCCCTTCCGGAAGCGCGTCGGCGCCTTGTTGAGCATTCCGAATACGGCAAGTGGGAGCTGGAGCGCAGCCGGCTTTACGTAGGCGGCGGCAGGCGCTTCTGGTTGCGCCGCAAAGTCATCCAGGTGCAACGCACGGTTTAACGCGCTACGGAGTGGCCAGCGGGCCCAGCCACGCGTTGGCCACGGTGTTGTGTGCGGACTCGTCATCCGAGGGGTGGAACATCCCGGCCAGCACGTCACGGTACAACCGTTCCAGTTCGGACCCCCGGAAGTAGCTGGATCCCCCCGAGACCCGGATTGCGAGGTCCACAACCGTGCGCGCCGTTTCCGTGGCCCGGACCTTGAGGCCCACCAGCCGCGGGAACCACTGGCTGCCGTGATCCACCAGGCCATCAACGTCCCGCGAGAGCTCTGCAAGCTGGGGATACAAGGCATCCATTGCCATGGCGGCTTCCGCAACTTTCCAACGGATATCGGGATCCTGAGCGTAAGTGCGTCCATCGTTCTTGAAGGACGTCCGGCGTTTGACGGCCTCAACGCCCAGGGCCAGCGCACGCTCACCGAGACCGGTGTAGACGGCAGCCAACAAGGTCTCAAAACATGCGAAGATCGCGAAGATCAAAGGGTCCGCGTTTGGCCCCACCGGCAGTTTTCGGAAGATCCGGTCCGCGGGCACCAAAGCACCGTCCAAGACCGTGGTGTTTGACTGGCTCGCACGCATTCCCAGGGTGTCCCAGTCTTCCAGGATGTCGTAGCCGTCGGACTCCCTGCTAAGGAAGCCGTGCACCAGTTCCCCCTCGCCGTCCCTGGCTGAACCGTCCTTGCCGAAGATGCCGAGCCTTGTCCACACCGGGGACAGGCTGGTGAAGATCTTCCGCCCGGTGAAGCTGTAGCTCCCGTCCGGGTGCGGGGTTGCGCGGGTCCGGGAATCGAACAGCACTGAGTCGTTGCCGGCTTCAGAGTTCCCGAAGGCGAAGATCTCCCCCTGCGATGCCTCCCGGAGGACAAAGTCCAGGGAGGAATCGCCGCGGGCGGCGAGGACATGTGCGACGCCGGTCCACACCAAATGCATGTTGATCGCCAGCGCGGTGGCCGGGGCCGCCGTCGCCAGCCTCCTTTGCAGCTGGGCTGCCGCGGCGAGACCAAGGCCCAGGCCGCCGTCGGCCGCCGGCACAAAGATCTTGAGATAGCCGGCAGCAGCGAGTTCCTCCAGGTCCTCAGTGAAGAACCGGTTCTCCCGGTCATAGCGGGCGGCACGGCCGCGGATACGGTCCAGCAGGGGTTCGGTGAGGATCTGTTCCGGTGTCATGGCCTGGCTTTCGGGGGCTGCTGTGGCTGTCGGCTGCGGAGTGATTCAGTAGTTGGTCAGGAGCCTGTCCAGAACCCTGGCGCCGAACTTGAGGGAATCCGCGGGCACCCGCTCGTCCACGCCGTGGAACATGCCGGTGAAATCGAGCTCATCCGGGAGTTGCAGCGGGGCGAAGCCGTACCCGGTGATGCCCAGCCGGCTCAGGGACTTGTTGTCCGTGCCGCCGGACAGGGTGTAGGGAAGGACCTTGGCGCCTGGATCCTCGGAGTGCAGGGCATCGATCATGGAGTCCACCAGGTTCCCGGCAAACGGCACCTCAAGCGACACATCGTTGTGGACGTACGAAACGTCGACGCCGGTACCTGCGAGCTCCTTGACGATCTCCAGTACCTGCTGCTCCTGGCCCGGAAGTGTCCGGCAATCCACCAGGGCCTCCGCCGACTCGGGAATGACGTTGTGCTTGTAGCCGCCTTTGAGGAGGGTGGGGTTGGTGGTGTTCTGAAGTGTGGCTCCCACGAACCGCGCAACGGTTCCGAGCTCTTTGAGGAGCTTCTCCGGATCGTCAGGATCGAATTCCACGCCCGTGAGTTCCGTCACGCCGTCGAGGAACTGCCTGGTGGTGGGCGTCAGTTCCACCGGCCACTGGTACTCGCCAATGCGGGACACGGCGCTGGCGAGGCGCGTTACGGCATTGTCGGTGTTGATCTGCGAGCCGTGGCCCGCGCGGCCGTGGGCCACCAGGCGCAGCCACGACAGCCCCTTTTCCGCGGTCTGCAGGAGGTAGGTCCGTTGTCCGCCAATGGTGGCGGAGAAGCCGCCGACTTCCGAGATGGCCTCGGTGGCGCCGTCGAAGAGTTCACGCCGGTTTTCGACGGCGTAACGGGCGCCGTAGGTGCCGCCGGCCTCCTCGTCGGCGAAGAACGCAAAGATCAGGTCCCGCTTGGGCTTGCGTCCGGTCCGGGCAAAGTTCCGCATGACAGCGAGGATCATGGCGTCCATGTCCTTCATGTCCACGGCACCGCGTCCCCAGATCAGGCCGTCCTTGAGTTCGGCTCCGAAAGGGTCGACTGACCACTGATCCCGGAGGGCGGGCACGACGTCCAGGTGCCCGTGGACCACCAGGGCGCTCGCGGAGGGGTCCTCCCCCGTAATTCGCGTGACGACGTTGGCCCGGCCCGGCGCCGATTCAAAAATCTCCGCGTCCAGCCCCACT
Protein-coding regions in this window:
- a CDS encoding aldo/keto reductase; its protein translation is MQQRYVGNSGLRVSSLSLGTMSWARETDEQDASELLRSFVDAGGTLIDTAASYSDGQAEALLGSMLGDVVSRSEVVISTKAGISTSDGRRSVDTSRNGMLSGLDASLARLGTDYVDVWFAQAWDANVPLEETLSALEFALRTGRARYAGVSNFSGWQTAKAAAVAGFPIVASQTEYSLLQRKPESELIPAIEDAGLGLFAWAPLGRGVLTGKYRGHIPADSRAAQKRLAGYVEPYLEEPASRIVEAVAMAARGLGRSSIDVALSWLLSQHGVATAIVGARSPVQLKEILDSQLTHVPAEIARALEDVSAVD
- a CDS encoding DUF5703 family protein; the encoded protein is MKEHFLSSSVQRERDYARQYEYLVLTVGPEDSLPEARRRLVEHSEYGKWELERSRLYVGGGRRFWLRRKVIQVQRTV
- a CDS encoding acyl-CoA dehydrogenase family protein — translated: MTPEQILTEPLLDRIRGRAARYDRENRFFTEDLEELAAAGYLKIFVPAADGGLGLGLAAAAQLQRRLATAAPATALAINMHLVWTGVAHVLAARGDSSLDFVLREASQGEIFAFGNSEAGNDSVLFDSRTRATPHPDGSYSFTGRKIFTSLSPVWTRLGIFGKDGSARDGEGELVHGFLSRESDGYDILEDWDTLGMRASQSNTTVLDGALVPADRIFRKLPVGPNADPLIFAIFACFETLLAAVYTGLGERALALGVEAVKRRTSFKNDGRTYAQDPDIRWKVAEAAMAMDALYPQLAELSRDVDGLVDHGSQWFPRLVGLKVRATETARTVVDLAIRVSGGSSYFRGSELERLYRDVLAGMFHPSDDESAHNTVANAWLGPLATP
- a CDS encoding M20/M25/M40 family metallo-hydrolase, whose product is MTEIRPEDEVVRICQELIRIDTSNYGDGTGPGERAAAEYTAGLITEVGLDAEIFESAPGRANVVTRITGEDPSASALVVHGHLDVVPALRDQWSVDPFGAELKDGLIWGRGAVDMKDMDAMILAVMRNFARTGRKPKRDLIFAFFADEEAGGTYGARYAVENRRELFDGATEAISEVGGFSATIGGQRTYLLQTAEKGLSWLRLVAHGRAGHGSQINTDNAVTRLASAVSRIGEYQWPVELTPTTRQFLDGVTELTGVEFDPDDPEKLLKELGTVARFVGATLQNTTNPTLLKGGYKHNVIPESAEALVDCRTLPGQEQQVLEIVKELAGTGVDVSYVHNDVSLEVPFAGNLVDSMIDALHSEDPGAKVLPYTLSGGTDNKSLSRLGITGYGFAPLQLPDELDFTGMFHGVDERVPADSLKFGARVLDRLLTNY